A stretch of Nitrospira sp. DNA encodes these proteins:
- a CDS encoding glycosyltransferase family 9 protein, translating to MKRILVVQLARLGDLVQSMPVLAALRARHPQDRIDLLCPAQLRDLAGMIPGIDRVMGWDGTVWQQWASQAATGIRRDQLRHIEAELAALCSDSYDRAYVLNQHPRAILAGALLAQETVGPLADGPLSERLTPWAAYIREIATTRKTNHVHLSDAFCGLCGVVPPGQAAHLQLPATALPADLERIGQEGTPWIGLIVGAGDQARQIPAEVWRTWIVQFLNQASRGRVVLIGQGAERERARQIQDALPASLQGRVWDVTGRTTVPELAVVLSRCQRVIGSDTGPLHVAAAVGTPVIGWYIARARVHETGPYGPGHIVWQAESPDGGLAVPTTWPIESSLDALLNRPPAALNGWSIWMSQADARGTYYTKAGEAAAPPRAREAIWQELHRAVAA from the coding sequence ATGAAGCGGATTCTGGTCGTACAGTTGGCCCGGCTCGGTGACCTGGTGCAATCGATGCCGGTACTGGCCGCCTTGCGCGCGCGCCACCCACAGGATCGGATCGATCTGCTGTGCCCGGCCCAGCTTCGCGATCTTGCTGGGATGATCCCCGGTATTGATCGGGTGATGGGATGGGATGGTACGGTCTGGCAACAGTGGGCTTCACAAGCGGCGACCGGCATCAGGCGCGATCAGCTCCGTCACATCGAAGCCGAACTGGCCGCCCTCTGTTCCGATTCCTATGACCGGGCCTATGTTCTGAACCAGCATCCGCGCGCCATCCTGGCCGGCGCGCTGCTGGCCCAGGAGACCGTTGGCCCATTGGCTGACGGGCCGCTGAGCGAGCGCCTGACTCCGTGGGCGGCGTATATCAGAGAGATCGCCACAACGCGCAAGACCAATCATGTGCATCTATCGGACGCCTTTTGCGGGCTGTGCGGAGTCGTCCCGCCGGGGCAGGCTGCGCATCTTCAGCTCCCGGCTACGGCGCTGCCGGCGGATCTGGAACGGATTGGGCAAGAGGGCACTCCGTGGATCGGCCTCATTGTCGGGGCAGGTGATCAGGCTCGGCAGATTCCCGCCGAGGTGTGGCGCACCTGGATCGTGCAATTTTTAAATCAGGCTTCGCGTGGCCGGGTCGTCTTGATCGGGCAGGGAGCCGAGCGGGAACGGGCGCGGCAGATACAGGATGCGTTGCCGGCATCTTTGCAGGGGCGAGTCTGGGATGTCACGGGGAGAACGACCGTGCCTGAATTGGCCGTCGTGCTCTCACGCTGCCAGCGGGTGATCGGGTCGGATACAGGCCCGCTGCATGTGGCTGCCGCGGTCGGCACGCCCGTGATCGGATGGTACATCGCCCGCGCGAGAGTGCATGAGACCGGTCCCTATGGGCCGGGACATATCGTGTGGCAAGCAGAAAGTCCGGACGGCGGTCTGGCGGTCCCCACGACGTGGCCGATCGAATCGTCGCTGGACGCGCTCCTCAATCGGCCCCCCGCCGCGCTCAATGGGTGGTCGATCTGGATGAGTCAGGCCGATGCCCGGGGAACCTATTATACGAAGGCGGGTGAAGCGGCGGCGCCGCCTCGCGCGCGAGAAGCAATCTGGCAGGAATTACACCGCGCGGTCGCGGCTTGA